The Pan troglodytes isolate AG18354 chromosome 1, NHGRI_mPanTro3-v2.0_pri, whole genome shotgun sequence genome includes a region encoding these proteins:
- the SLC50A1 gene encoding sugar transporter SWEET1 isoform X6: MRGLHPWHVLRRPLGPQAHANDPECGQRPVPALSHHGSQAKVIQTKSTQCLSYPLTIATLLTSASWCLYGFRLRDPYIMVSNFPGIVTSFIRFWLFWKYPQEQDRNYWLLQT; this comes from the exons ATGCGTGGTCTTCACCCTTGGCATGTTCTCCGCCGGCCT CTCGGACCTCAGGCACATGCGAATGACCCGGAGTGTGGACAACGTCCAGTTCCTGCCCTTTCTCACCACGGAAGTCAA GCTAAGGTGATTCAAACTAAATCAACCCAATGTCTCTCCTACCCACTCACCATTGCTACccttctcacctctgcctcctggtgccTCTATGGGTTTCGACTCAGAGATCCCTATATCATG GTGTCCAACTTTCCAGGAATCGTCACCAGCTTTATCCGCTTCTGGCTTTTCTGGAAGTACCCCCAGGAGCAAGACAGGAACTACTGGCTCCTGCAAACCTGA
- the SLC50A1 gene encoding sugar transporter SWEET1 isoform X4 yields MRGLHPCSDLRHMRMTRSVDNVQFLPFLTTEVNNLGWLSYGALKGDGILIVVNTVGAALQTLYILAYLHYCPRKRVVLLQTATLLGVLLLGYGYFWLLVPNPEARLQQLGLFCSVFTISMYLSPLADLAKVIQTKSTQCLSYPLTIATLLTSASWCLYGFRLRDPYIMVSNFPGIVTSFIRFWLFWKYPQEQDRNYWLLQT; encoded by the exons ATGCGTGGTCTTCACCCTTG CTCGGACCTCAGGCACATGCGAATGACCCGGAGTGTGGACAACGTCCAGTTCCTGCCCTTTCTCACCACGGAAGTCAA CAACCTGGGCTGGCTGAGTTATGGGGCTTTGAAGGGAGACGGGATCCTCATCGTCGTCAACACAGTGGGTGCTGCGCTTCAGACCCTGTATATCTTGGCATATCTGCATTACTGCCCTCGGAAG CGTGTTGTGCTCCTACAGACTGCAACCCTGCTAGGGGTCCTTCTCCTGGGTTATGGCTACTTTTGGCTCCTGGTACCCAACCCTGAGGCCCGGCTTCAGCAGTTGGGCCTCTTCTGCAGTGTCTTCACCATCAGCATGTACCTCTCACCACTGGCTGACTTG GCTAAGGTGATTCAAACTAAATCAACCCAATGTCTCTCCTACCCACTCACCATTGCTACccttctcacctctgcctcctggtgccTCTATGGGTTTCGACTCAGAGATCCCTATATCATG GTGTCCAACTTTCCAGGAATCGTCACCAGCTTTATCCGCTTCTGGCTTTTCTGGAAGTACCCCCAGGAGCAAGACAGGAACTACTGGCTCCTGCAAACCTGA
- the DPM3 gene encoding dolichol-phosphate mannosyltransferase subunit 3: MTKLAQWLWGLAILGSTWVALTTGALGLELPLSCQEVLWPLPAYLLVSAGCYALGTVGYRVATFHDCEDAARELQSQIQEARADLARRGLRF; this comes from the coding sequence ATGACGAAATTAGCGCAGTGGCTTTGGGGACTAGCGATCCTGGGCTCCACCTGGGTGGCCCTGACCACGGGAGCCTTGGGCCTGGAGCTGCCCTTGTCCTGCCAGGAAGTCCTGTGGCCACTGCCCGCCTACTTGCTGGTGTCCGCCGGCTGCTATGCCCTGGGCACTGTGGGCTATCGTGTGGCCACTTTTCATGACTGCGAGGACGCCGCGCGCGAGCTGCAGAGCCAGATACAGGAGGCCCGAGCCGACTTAGCCCGCAGGGGGCTGCGCTTCTGA
- the EFNA1 gene encoding ephrin-A1 isoform X2 — MEFLWAPLLGLCCSLAAADRHTVFWNSSNPKFRNEDYTIHVQLNDYVDIICPHYEDHSVADAAMEQYILYLVEHEEYQLCQPQSKDQVRWQCNRPSAKHGPEKLSEKFQRFTPFTLGKEFKEGHSYYYISKPIHQHEDRCLRLKVTVSGKITHSPQAHDNPQEKRLAADDPEVRVLHSIGHSAAPRLFPLAWTVLLLPLLLLQTP, encoded by the exons ATGGAGTTCCTCTGGGCCCCTCTCTTGGGTCTGTGCTGCAGTCTGGCCGCTGCTGATCGCCACACCGTCTTCTGGAACAGTTCAAATCCCAA GTTCCGGAATGAGGACTACACCATACATGTGCAGCTGAATGACTACGTGGACATCATCTGTCCGCACTATGAGGATCACTCTGTGGCAGATGCTGCCATGGAGCAGTACATACTGTACCTGGTGGAGCATGAGGAGTACCAGCTGTGCCAGCCCCAGTCCAAGGACCAAGTCCGCTGGCAGTGCAACCGGCCCAGTGCCAAGCATGGCCCGGAGAAGCTGTCTGAGAAGTTCCAGCGCTTCACACCTTTCACCCTGGGCAAGGAGTTCAAAGAAGGACACAGCTACTACTACATCT CCAAACCCATCCACCAGCATGAAGACCGCTGCTTGAGGTTGAAGGTGACTGTCAGTGGCAAAATCA CTCACAGTCCTCAGGCCCATGACAATCCACAGGAGAAGAGACTTGCAGCAG ATGACCCAGAGGTGCGGGTTCTACATAGCATCGGTCACAGTGCTGCCCCACGCCTCTTCCCACTTGCCTGGACTGTGCTGCTCCTTCCACTTCTGCTGCTGCAAACCCCGTGA
- the SLC50A1 gene encoding sugar transporter SWEET1 isoform X2, whose product MEAGGFLDSLIYGACVVFTLGMFSAGLSDLRHMRMTRSVDNVQFLPFLTTEVNNLGWLSYGALKGDGILIVVNTVGAALQTLYILAYLHYCPRKAKVIQTKSTQCLSYPLTIATLLTSASWCLYGFRLRDPYIMVSNFPGIVTSFIRFWLFWKYPQEQDRNYWLLQT is encoded by the exons ATGGAGGCGGGCGGCTTTCTGGACTCGCTCATTTACGGAGCATGCGTGGTCTTCACCCTTGGCATGTTCTCCGCCGGCCT CTCGGACCTCAGGCACATGCGAATGACCCGGAGTGTGGACAACGTCCAGTTCCTGCCCTTTCTCACCACGGAAGTCAA CAACCTGGGCTGGCTGAGTTATGGGGCTTTGAAGGGAGACGGGATCCTCATCGTCGTCAACACAGTGGGTGCTGCGCTTCAGACCCTGTATATCTTGGCATATCTGCATTACTGCCCTCGGAAG GCTAAGGTGATTCAAACTAAATCAACCCAATGTCTCTCCTACCCACTCACCATTGCTACccttctcacctctgcctcctggtgccTCTATGGGTTTCGACTCAGAGATCCCTATATCATG GTGTCCAACTTTCCAGGAATCGTCACCAGCTTTATCCGCTTCTGGCTTTTCTGGAAGTACCCCCAGGAGCAAGACAGGAACTACTGGCTCCTGCAAACCTGA
- the SLC50A1 gene encoding sugar transporter SWEET1 isoform X1 — protein MEAGGFLDSLIYGACVVFTLGMFSAGLSDLRHMRMTRSVDNVQFLPFLTTEVNNLGWLSYGALKGDGILIVVNTVGAALQTLYILAYLHYCPRKRVVLLQTATLLGVLLLGYGYFWLLVPNPEARLQQLGLFCSVFTISMYLSPLADLAKVIQTKSTQCLSYPLTIATLLTSASWCLYGFRLRDPYIMVSNFPGIVTSFIRFWLFWKYPQEQDRNYWLLQT, from the exons ATGGAGGCGGGCGGCTTTCTGGACTCGCTCATTTACGGAGCATGCGTGGTCTTCACCCTTGGCATGTTCTCCGCCGGCCT CTCGGACCTCAGGCACATGCGAATGACCCGGAGTGTGGACAACGTCCAGTTCCTGCCCTTTCTCACCACGGAAGTCAA CAACCTGGGCTGGCTGAGTTATGGGGCTTTGAAGGGAGACGGGATCCTCATCGTCGTCAACACAGTGGGTGCTGCGCTTCAGACCCTGTATATCTTGGCATATCTGCATTACTGCCCTCGGAAG CGTGTTGTGCTCCTACAGACTGCAACCCTGCTAGGGGTCCTTCTCCTGGGTTATGGCTACTTTTGGCTCCTGGTACCCAACCCTGAGGCCCGGCTTCAGCAGTTGGGCCTCTTCTGCAGTGTCTTCACCATCAGCATGTACCTCTCACCACTGGCTGACTTG GCTAAGGTGATTCAAACTAAATCAACCCAATGTCTCTCCTACCCACTCACCATTGCTACccttctcacctctgcctcctggtgccTCTATGGGTTTCGACTCAGAGATCCCTATATCATG GTGTCCAACTTTCCAGGAATCGTCACCAGCTTTATCCGCTTCTGGCTTTTCTGGAAGTACCCCCAGGAGCAAGACAGGAACTACTGGCTCCTGCAAACCTGA
- the SLC50A1 gene encoding sugar transporter SWEET1 isoform X5, translating into MRGLHPWHVLRRPLGPQAHANDPECGQRPVPALSHHGSQRVVLLQTATLLGVLLLGYGYFWLLVPNPEARLQQLGLFCSVFTISMYLSPLADLAKVIQTKSTQCLSYPLTIATLLTSASWCLYGFRLRDPYIMVSNFPGIVTSFIRFWLFWKYPQEQDRNYWLLQT; encoded by the exons ATGCGTGGTCTTCACCCTTGGCATGTTCTCCGCCGGCCT CTCGGACCTCAGGCACATGCGAATGACCCGGAGTGTGGACAACGTCCAGTTCCTGCCCTTTCTCACCACGGAAGTCAA CGTGTTGTGCTCCTACAGACTGCAACCCTGCTAGGGGTCCTTCTCCTGGGTTATGGCTACTTTTGGCTCCTGGTACCCAACCCTGAGGCCCGGCTTCAGCAGTTGGGCCTCTTCTGCAGTGTCTTCACCATCAGCATGTACCTCTCACCACTGGCTGACTTG GCTAAGGTGATTCAAACTAAATCAACCCAATGTCTCTCCTACCCACTCACCATTGCTACccttctcacctctgcctcctggtgccTCTATGGGTTTCGACTCAGAGATCCCTATATCATG GTGTCCAACTTTCCAGGAATCGTCACCAGCTTTATCCGCTTCTGGCTTTTCTGGAAGTACCCCCAGGAGCAAGACAGGAACTACTGGCTCCTGCAAACCTGA
- the EFNA1 gene encoding ephrin-A1 isoform X1, with the protein MEFLWAPLLGLCCSLAAADRHTVFWNSSNPKFRNEDYTIHVQLNDYVDIICPHYEDHSVADAAMEQYILYLVEHEEYQLCQPQSKDQVRWQCNRPSAKHGPEKLSEKFQRFTPFTLGKEFKEGHSYYYISHSPQAHDNPQEKRLAADDPEVRVLHSIGHSAAPRLFPLAWTVLLLPLLLLQTP; encoded by the exons ATGGAGTTCCTCTGGGCCCCTCTCTTGGGTCTGTGCTGCAGTCTGGCCGCTGCTGATCGCCACACCGTCTTCTGGAACAGTTCAAATCCCAA GTTCCGGAATGAGGACTACACCATACATGTGCAGCTGAATGACTACGTGGACATCATCTGTCCGCACTATGAGGATCACTCTGTGGCAGATGCTGCCATGGAGCAGTACATACTGTACCTGGTGGAGCATGAGGAGTACCAGCTGTGCCAGCCCCAGTCCAAGGACCAAGTCCGCTGGCAGTGCAACCGGCCCAGTGCCAAGCATGGCCCGGAGAAGCTGTCTGAGAAGTTCCAGCGCTTCACACCTTTCACCCTGGGCAAGGAGTTCAAAGAAGGACACAGCTACTACTACATCT CTCACAGTCCTCAGGCCCATGACAATCCACAGGAGAAGAGACTTGCAGCAG ATGACCCAGAGGTGCGGGTTCTACATAGCATCGGTCACAGTGCTGCCCCACGCCTCTTCCCACTTGCCTGGACTGTGCTGCTCCTTCCACTTCTGCTGCTGCAAACCCCGTGA
- the SLC50A1 gene encoding sugar transporter SWEET1 isoform X3, giving the protein MRGLHPWHVLRRPLGPQAHANDPECGQRPVPALSHHGSQVRGRRLRNLGWLSYGALKGDGILIVVNTVGAALQTLYILAYLHYCPRKRVVLLQTATLLGVLLLGYGYFWLLVPNPEARLQQLGLFCSVFTISMYLSPLADLAKVIQTKSTQCLSYPLTIATLLTSASWCLYGFRLRDPYIMVSNFPGIVTSFIRFWLFWKYPQEQDRNYWLLQT; this is encoded by the exons ATGCGTGGTCTTCACCCTTGGCATGTTCTCCGCCGGCCT CTCGGACCTCAGGCACATGCGAATGACCCGGAGTGTGGACAACGTCCAGTTCCTGCCCTTTCTCACCACGGAAGTCAAGTGAGGGGCCGACGGCTGCG CAACCTGGGCTGGCTGAGTTATGGGGCTTTGAAGGGAGACGGGATCCTCATCGTCGTCAACACAGTGGGTGCTGCGCTTCAGACCCTGTATATCTTGGCATATCTGCATTACTGCCCTCGGAAG CGTGTTGTGCTCCTACAGACTGCAACCCTGCTAGGGGTCCTTCTCCTGGGTTATGGCTACTTTTGGCTCCTGGTACCCAACCCTGAGGCCCGGCTTCAGCAGTTGGGCCTCTTCTGCAGTGTCTTCACCATCAGCATGTACCTCTCACCACTGGCTGACTTG GCTAAGGTGATTCAAACTAAATCAACCCAATGTCTCTCCTACCCACTCACCATTGCTACccttctcacctctgcctcctggtgccTCTATGGGTTTCGACTCAGAGATCCCTATATCATG GTGTCCAACTTTCCAGGAATCGTCACCAGCTTTATCCGCTTCTGGCTTTTCTGGAAGTACCCCCAGGAGCAAGACAGGAACTACTGGCTCCTGCAAACCTGA